Proteins encoded by one window of Pseudomonas sp. LS44:
- a CDS encoding glutathione S-transferase N-terminal domain-containing protein, translating into MGVTNRLACYSAPADHYSHRVRIVLAEKGVGAEIVYVEAGHIPPKLVEVNPYGSLPTLVDRDLALYESTVIMEYLDERYPHPPLMPVYPVARANSRLLIHRIQRDWCGLVDLILDPRSKEAARVQARKELRESLTGVSPLFADKPYFLSEDLSLVDCCLLPILWRLGQLGIELPRQAKPLLDYMERQFSREAFQASLSAAERDMRQR; encoded by the coding sequence ATGGGCGTGACCAATCGGTTGGCCTGTTATTCCGCCCCCGCCGATCACTATTCGCACCGCGTACGTATCGTGCTCGCCGAGAAGGGTGTAGGTGCCGAAATTGTGTATGTCGAGGCCGGGCACATCCCGCCCAAGCTAGTCGAAGTCAATCCTTACGGAAGTCTGCCTACTCTGGTTGATCGTGATCTGGCTCTCTATGAATCCACCGTGATCATGGAGTACCTGGATGAGCGTTACCCTCATCCGCCGTTAATGCCGGTTTACCCGGTTGCGCGCGCCAACAGTCGGTTATTGATTCATCGCATCCAGCGCGACTGGTGTGGATTGGTCGACCTGATCCTCGATCCGCGTAGTAAAGAGGCTGCTCGGGTCCAGGCGCGTAAAGAGCTGCGCGAAAGCCTGACTGGTGTATCGCCTTTGTTCGCCGACAAACCGTATTTCCTCAGTGAAGATTTGAGTCTGGTGGACTGTTGCCTGTTGCCGATCCTCTGGCGGCTGGGTCAGCTAGGGATCGAGTTGCCACGGCAGGCCAAGCCACTGCTGGACTATATGGAGCGCCAATTTTCACGTGAGGCCTTCCAGGCCAGTCTTTCTGCTGCCGAGCGCGACATGCGCCAACGCTGA
- a CDS encoding ClpXP protease specificity-enhancing factor, producing MTSSRPYLIRALYEWIVDNNYTPHLLVNAEYDGVQVPKGFINDGQIVLNVSPSAVRYLQMDNASVTFEGRFGGVAHTLFIPCAAVLAIYARENGQGMVFDLEPPVIDEEDDSSPDDDDPSGGEPPRPSGRPSLKVVK from the coding sequence ATGACTTCTAGCCGTCCGTATCTCATTCGCGCGCTTTACGAATGGATCGTCGATAACAACTACACCCCGCATTTGCTGGTAAATGCCGAGTACGATGGGGTGCAGGTGCCGAAAGGTTTCATTAACGATGGGCAGATCGTACTGAACGTATCGCCCAGTGCGGTGCGCTACTTACAGATGGATAACGCCTCGGTGACTTTCGAGGGGCGGTTCGGCGGCGTGGCGCATACATTGTTCATTCCCTGTGCCGCGGTCTTGGCGATTTATGCGCGGGAGAATGGTCAAGGCATGGTGTTCGATCTGGAGCCGCCGGTTATCGACGAGGAGGATGATTCGAGCCCTGATGATGACGATCCGTCAGGCGGCGAACCACCGAGGCCGAGTGGGCGACCGAGTTTGAAAGTGGTCAAGTGA
- a CDS encoding BON domain-containing protein, translating to MTRRLPIFVALAVSLILSGCGNRSIGNKIDDQFLAPDVDASISRADKDLTSPTSHITVTSYNGVILLAGQTPRAELKGKAEQAARSVQGVKKVHNELQVLQPTSALARSNDALMTTKIKTQMLADNSVPSTRIKVVTENGIVYLLGLVTQQEAASATRVVQSVSGVQKVVKLFQYTN from the coding sequence ATGACCCGTCGCCTACCGATCTTCGTCGCGCTCGCTGTAAGCCTGATTTTGAGTGGCTGCGGCAATCGCAGCATCGGCAACAAGATCGACGATCAGTTTCTTGCTCCTGATGTCGACGCCAGCATTTCCCGGGCCGACAAGGACCTAACCAGTCCTACCTCTCACATCACGGTGACCAGCTACAACGGCGTCATCCTGCTGGCCGGACAAACCCCGCGCGCTGAATTGAAAGGCAAGGCCGAACAGGCTGCCCGTTCGGTGCAGGGGGTGAAGAAGGTCCACAACGAACTCCAGGTGCTGCAACCGACTTCGGCGCTGGCACGCAGCAACGATGCGCTGATGACCACCAAAATCAAAACCCAAATGCTGGCCGACAACAGCGTGCCGAGTACGCGCATCAAAGTGGTCACCGAAAACGGCATCGTCTACTTGCTCGGCCTGGTGACTCAGCAGGAGGCCGCTAGCGCCACTCGCGTGGTCCAGAGCGTTTCCGGCGTGCAAAAGGTCGTCAAACTGTTCCAATACACCAACTGA
- a CDS encoding phosphoheptose isomerase, protein MDMQARIRKLFQASIDTKQQAMEVLIPLIEQGSLAMVNALLNEGKILTCGNGGSAGDAQHFSSELLNRFERERPSLPAIALTTDSSTITSIANDYSYNEVFSKQIRALGQPGDVLLAISTSGNSANVIQAIQAAHDREMVVVALTGRDGGGMASLLLPEDVEIRVPAKVTARIQEVHLLAIHCLCDLIDSQLFGSEE, encoded by the coding sequence ATGGACATGCAAGCCCGTATCCGCAAGCTGTTTCAAGCCAGCATCGACACCAAACAGCAGGCCATGGAAGTGCTTATCCCACTCATCGAACAAGGCAGCCTGGCGATGGTCAATGCCCTGCTCAATGAGGGCAAGATCCTCACCTGCGGCAACGGCGGGTCGGCAGGCGATGCACAGCACTTCTCCTCGGAGCTGCTTAACCGCTTCGAGCGCGAGCGCCCTAGCCTACCGGCCATTGCGCTAACGACCGACAGCTCGACCATCACCTCGATCGCCAATGACTACAGCTACAACGAGGTGTTCTCCAAGCAGATCCGTGCTCTTGGCCAACCGGGAGACGTGCTCTTGGCGATTTCCACCAGCGGCAATTCCGCCAATGTGATCCAAGCCATCCAAGCCGCCCATGATCGCGAAATGGTGGTGGTCGCACTCACCGGCCGCGACGGCGGTGGCATGGCGTCGCTGCTACTACCGGAAGATGTGGAAATCCGCGTACCTGCCAAAGTAACCGCTCGTATTCAGGAAGTGCATTTGCTCGCAATTCACTGCCTGTGCGATCTCATCGACAGCCAATTGTTTGGGAGTGAAGAATGA
- a CDS encoding YraN family protein has translation MTSESTQSRGRAAEQSARQHLERQGMRLLAQNWLCRRGELDLVMLDGDTVVFVEVRYRRYAAWGGALESVDGRKQEKIARAAEHFLQQESRWSKHPCRFDVIAIDAGDQSLARMNWVKNAFDT, from the coding sequence TTGACCAGCGAGAGCACCCAGAGTCGCGGCCGCGCGGCAGAACAATCCGCCCGCCAGCACCTCGAGCGCCAGGGTATGCGGCTCTTGGCGCAGAACTGGCTATGCCGGCGCGGCGAGCTCGATCTGGTCATGCTCGACGGCGATACAGTAGTATTCGTCGAAGTACGTTACCGTCGATACGCCGCCTGGGGCGGCGCATTGGAGAGTGTTGACGGTCGCAAACAGGAAAAGATCGCCCGCGCTGCCGAGCATTTTTTGCAACAGGAATCGCGCTGGAGCAAACACCCCTGCCGCTTTGATGTCATAGCCATCGATGCCGGCGATCAGTCGCTGGCGCGGATGAACTGGGTCAAGAATGCATTCGACACCTAA
- a CDS encoding penicillin-binding protein activator — MIACLRQLSLVCLAALLAACSSSPSSTLGELPRTPQASIEQLLQQADSSEPAEAAALRLSAADLALGQHDLGRATRILEQVPLANLKPAQQIFASTLAAELALARNKPKAAIQALSHPSLERLAELPVEQQIRTQLVRAQALQADGQALAAAQERVFIAPLLSGEAAAANHEAIWTLLASLPTEKLQGAGGSDLDGWLALARAVKNAGTVQQQQAAIETWRQQYPQHPAAQQLPQALRKVQELSSQPLSKIALLLPEEGQLASVARALRDGFLAAHYQAQQAGQNPPNIELYDSSRLTSLDEFYRQAQAAGVQLVVGPLEKPLVKQLSDREQLPLTTLALNYGDASREGPPQLFQFGLAAEDEAREVARRAWADGMRRAVALVPRGEWGDRVLTAFSQSWQAAGGTLIASEHVDQPVELAQQIADLFQLRQSEGRAKRLQNTLGTQVAAQPARRQDIDFIFLAATPQQAQQIKPTLAFQYAGDVPVYATSHLYSGSSNQAQNLDLEGIRFCETPWLLDSSDPLRQQISSQWPQAATSLGRLYAMGVDAYRLAPRLTQLKALPDSEVEGLTGSLRLNPNQRVERQLPWAEFRDGQVQRLPDISH; from the coding sequence ATGATCGCCTGTTTGCGCCAGCTTTCTCTCGTCTGCCTTGCCGCTCTTCTGGCAGCCTGCAGCAGTTCCCCGTCATCCACCCTCGGCGAACTCCCCCGCACGCCACAGGCCAGCATCGAACAATTGCTGCAGCAGGCAGATTCCAGCGAGCCAGCAGAGGCCGCCGCACTGCGTTTGTCCGCCGCCGACCTGGCACTGGGACAACATGACCTTGGCCGAGCTACGCGCATTCTCGAACAAGTTCCGCTGGCCAATCTCAAGCCCGCACAGCAGATCTTTGCCAGCACCCTGGCGGCAGAGCTGGCGTTAGCGCGCAACAAACCCAAGGCCGCCATCCAAGCCCTTAGCCACCCCAGCCTTGAGCGCCTGGCCGAACTGCCGGTCGAACAGCAGATCCGCACCCAACTGGTTCGCGCTCAAGCTCTGCAAGCTGACGGACAAGCTCTGGCCGCCGCACAAGAACGGGTTTTCATCGCCCCCCTGCTTAGCGGTGAAGCCGCCGCGGCCAACCATGAAGCTATCTGGACGCTGCTTGCGAGCTTGCCCACCGAAAAGCTGCAAGGGGCTGGTGGCAGCGACCTGGACGGCTGGCTGGCCCTCGCTCGCGCGGTCAAAAATGCCGGCACCGTACAACAGCAGCAGGCCGCCATCGAAACCTGGCGCCAGCAATACCCTCAGCACCCCGCCGCTCAGCAGCTACCCCAGGCGTTGCGCAAAGTGCAGGAGTTGAGCAGCCAACCGCTGAGCAAAATCGCCCTCCTGCTTCCCGAAGAAGGCCAGCTCGCCTCGGTTGCCCGGGCCCTGCGCGACGGTTTTCTCGCCGCTCACTATCAAGCGCAACAAGCCGGCCAGAACCCACCCAACATTGAACTGTATGACAGTTCACGCCTGACCTCGCTGGATGAGTTTTATCGCCAGGCACAAGCGGCCGGGGTCCAATTGGTAGTCGGCCCCTTGGAAAAACCGCTGGTCAAACAGCTCAGCGATCGCGAGCAGTTGCCGCTGACGACACTTGCCCTCAACTATGGGGATGCCAGTCGCGAAGGCCCGCCGCAACTGTTCCAGTTCGGCCTGGCCGCAGAAGACGAAGCGCGCGAGGTAGCGCGCCGCGCTTGGGCCGACGGCATGCGCCGTGCTGTGGCACTGGTACCGCGCGGCGAATGGGGTGATCGTGTACTCACGGCCTTCAGTCAGTCCTGGCAAGCGGCCGGCGGCACACTTATCGCTTCCGAGCACGTTGACCAGCCCGTCGAACTCGCCCAACAGATCGCCGATCTGTTCCAATTGCGCCAGAGCGAAGGACGCGCCAAGCGCCTGCAAAACACGCTCGGCACCCAGGTCGCAGCGCAACCTGCGCGACGTCAAGACATCGACTTCATTTTCCTCGCTGCCACTCCGCAGCAGGCTCAGCAAATCAAGCCAACCCTGGCCTTCCAGTACGCCGGCGACGTACCGGTTTATGCCACTTCACATCTCTACAGCGGCTCCAGCAATCAGGCGCAAAATCTTGACCTGGAAGGTATTCGCTTCTGCGAAACACCGTGGCTACTTGATTCCAGCGATCCACTGCGTCAACAGATCAGCAGTCAATGGCCGCAAGCCGCGACCAGCCTCGGTCGCCTGTATGCAATGGGCGTCGACGCTTATCGCCTTGCCCCACGCCTCACCCAGCTCAAAGCGCTTCCAGATAGCGAAGTCGAGGGGCTGACCGGCAGCTTGAGACTGAACCCAAATCAACGCGTCGAACGCCAACTGCCGTGGGCTGAGTTCCGCGACGGCCAAGTCCAACGGCTACCAGACATCAGCCATTGA
- the rsmI gene encoding 16S rRNA (cytidine(1402)-2'-O)-methyltransferase: MNSAFGTLYVVATPIGNLDDMSARALKVLKEVALIAAEDTRHSMRLLQHFGISTPLAACHEHNERDEGGRFLSRLQAGESVALISDAGTPLISDPGYHLVRQARAAGVTVVPVPGPCAVIAALSAAGLPSDRFIFEGFLPAKQAARCARLEKVKEEPRTLIFYEAPHRILECLEDLESVFGGERQAVLARELTKTFETLKGLPLGELRAWVAADSNQQRGECVVLVAGWQAPDSDAAVSVEALRVLDLLLKELPLKRAAALAAEITGVRKNLLYQAALERQKAD; encoded by the coding sequence TTGAATTCCGCGTTCGGCACTCTTTATGTAGTCGCAACCCCAATCGGCAATCTTGACGACATGAGTGCTCGGGCGCTCAAGGTGCTCAAGGAAGTGGCGTTAATTGCCGCGGAAGACACTCGGCACTCTATGCGCCTGTTGCAGCATTTTGGCATTTCCACGCCCCTGGCGGCCTGTCATGAGCACAACGAGCGGGATGAGGGCGGGCGCTTTCTCTCCCGCCTGCAAGCGGGAGAGAGTGTTGCGCTGATTTCGGATGCGGGCACGCCGTTAATTTCCGATCCCGGTTACCACTTGGTGCGTCAGGCGCGTGCCGCTGGTGTGACTGTCGTCCCGGTGCCTGGCCCTTGTGCGGTGATCGCCGCGTTATCCGCCGCCGGTTTACCGTCCGATCGCTTCATCTTTGAGGGCTTTCTACCGGCCAAGCAGGCGGCACGTTGCGCTCGCCTCGAGAAGGTCAAGGAAGAGCCGCGCACGCTCATTTTCTACGAGGCACCACACCGTATATTGGAATGCTTGGAAGACCTTGAGTCGGTCTTCGGCGGCGAGCGCCAAGCGGTTCTGGCGCGAGAGCTGACGAAAACCTTTGAAACGCTGAAGGGCCTGCCATTAGGTGAGTTGCGCGCCTGGGTGGCAGCCGATAGCAACCAGCAGCGTGGCGAGTGCGTGGTGCTGGTGGCGGGTTGGCAGGCGCCGGACAGTGATGCGGCTGTGAGTGTTGAAGCGCTACGCGTACTCGACTTGTTGCTCAAGGAGCTCCCGTTGAAACGTGCTGCGGCGCTGGCGGCAGAGATCACCGGGGTGCGCAAGAATTTGCTCTACCAGGCTGCTCTTGAGCGGCAAAAGGCAGACTAA
- the mraZ gene encoding division/cell wall cluster transcriptional repressor MraZ, producing the protein MFRGANAISLDAKGRLAMPSRYRDELVSRSSGQLIVTIDAVDPCLCVYPLPEWELIEAKLRELPSLREETRRLQRLLIGNAVDLELDGSGRFLVPPRLREYAKLDKRAMLVGQLNKFQLWDEDAWNALADADLAAIKQPGGLPDELRDLIL; encoded by the coding sequence TTGTTTCGCGGAGCTAACGCCATATCACTCGACGCCAAAGGGCGGCTCGCGATGCCAAGTCGGTATCGAGATGAGCTCGTCTCGCGTTCGAGCGGCCAGCTCATCGTGACAATCGATGCTGTTGACCCATGCCTGTGCGTTTACCCCTTGCCTGAGTGGGAGCTGATTGAGGCCAAGCTTCGCGAGTTGCCCTCTCTGCGTGAAGAAACCCGTCGCCTGCAGCGTCTGTTAATCGGCAATGCCGTTGACCTCGAATTGGACGGCAGTGGCCGTTTTCTCGTTCCGCCGCGTCTGCGTGAGTACGCCAAGTTGGATAAGCGCGCGATGCTGGTCGGCCAGTTGAACAAATTTCAGTTGTGGGATGAGGATGCTTGGAATGCACTTGCTGATGCAGACCTGGCAGCCATCAAACAACCCGGCGGCCTGCCGGACGAACTGCGTGACTTGATCCTATGA